In Sphaeramia orbicularis chromosome 5, fSphaOr1.1, whole genome shotgun sequence, a genomic segment contains:
- the cdc42 gene encoding cell division control protein 42 homolog isoform X2 has translation MQTIKCVVVGDGAVGKTCLLISYTTNKFPSEYVPTVFDNYAVTVMIGGEPYTLGLFDTAGQEDYDRLRPLSYPQTDVFLVCFSVVSPSSFENVKEKWVPEITHHCPKTPFLLVGTQIDLRDDPSTIEKLAKNKQKPITPETAEKLARDLKAVKYVECSALTQRGLKNVFDEAILAALEPPETQRQRKCCIF, from the exons ATGCAGACCATCAAGTGTGTTGTTGTCGGGGACGGTGCTGTGGGTAAAACCTGCCTGCTCATCTCTTACACCACAAACAAGTTCCCCTCTGAATATGTACCAACG GTGTTTGATAACTATGCTGTAACTGTAATGATTGGAGGCGAGCCCTACACCCTGGGCTTGTTTGATACAGCAG GTCAGGAAGATTACGACAGGTTACGACCTCTGAGTTATCCTCAGACAGATGTGTTCCTCGTCTGTTTCTCTGTTGTGTCCCCCTCCTCCTTTGAAAACGTCAAAGAAAAG TGGGTTCCAGAGATCACCCATCACTGTCCAAAGACGCCCTTCCTGCTAGTTGGGACTCAGATTGACTTACGGGATGATCCATCCACTATAGAGAAGCTCGCCAAGAACAAGCAGAAGCCTATCACTCCGGAGACAGCCGAGAAGCTGGCAAGAGACCTCAAGGCTGTGAAATATGTGGAGTGCTCAGCCCTTACACAG CGAGGGCTGAAGAATGTATTTGATGAAGCTATCCTAGCTGCCCTAGAGCCTCCTGAGACGCAAAGACAGAGGAAATGCTGTATATTTTAA